CTTCTTGCTCACTTGGAACACTTGGGCCCTAGACAGAAAATACTCCATGGTAGTAGAGAAGTGGTCAATTTGCAAAGAGCACAAGCATGGGCACTGAGACAGGCCCATTCTCAAAGACATTGCTAATAGAGACACAAGTGGCAGGATACACAAATAACCAACACACTCCTATCTCTACAACTGGTCATGCCCCAAACCAACCCTGACCCTGTTTTAGGATCAAACAGAGCAATATATATAGAGACACAGTATTTATACTTTCAACAAAATTCACCAACAAATGGTGTTACACTAAGATTTGTCACTTTGGTttgaatagtatttttttttaagatgggctcagaaattaatattttagcttAAAAACTGTGTTTGCATTGTTTCTTGAAGGAATCTAATGGATCTAAGAGGGTACTTCAACAGGATCGGGTTTACTGGTCCATATGACAAACCTGACCTGGACACTTTACGCACCGTCCATAAGCTGCATGTTATGACCATTCCATTTGAGAACCTCAGCATCCACTGCGGGGAGAAAAACACAACGGACCTGAACATCATCTATGATAAATTAGTCAAGAGCAATCGGGGAGGCTGGTGTTGTGAAAACAACCTCTTGTTCTCATGGGTCCTAAAGGAGATGGGTTACAAATACACCACACTAGGCTCCAAGGTGTTTAATAAATTCCAAAATGATTTCTACCCTGTGGACTCTCATCTGATCAATATGGTGGAGATCGATGGGAAGCCTTACATTACCGATGTGAGCTACGGAGTGTCATGCCAACTCTGGTATCCCTTAGAGATGATCTCGGGTAAAGATCAGCCGCAGCCTCCAGGCGTGTTCCGCCTGCTAAATGAGGGAATGACGTGGGTTCTGGAGAAGACTTCAAGAAAGCAAGTGGTCAAAGATAAGGCTAATGCTAATTCTAGCCTCATTGACAAGCGCCTGGTGAAGAAAATGTATTGCTTCCCATTAACACCCCGTAATAAAGAGCATTTTGTGGAGACCCTGGATTGCTTGCAGACCAGTCCTGATTCTCGGTTTGTGCTGAAGTCCATTTGCTCCCTTCAGACCCCCAACGGCTTcagagctctgattggctggacTTACAGCGAGATCATATACAACCCAGAGGAGGACTCTGACATGGTGGACATGAAAGAAATCCCTGATTGTGAAATAGAGGCTGTGCTGAAGGAAAAGTTTAATGTGGTGTTAGTCAATAAGTTCACACCgaaaaacaaaaaagctaattattgcatgtaatacagtataatacagaGAAAACACATACTTCCTTAAatggcttttctttttctttttttttggaagcGACTAGTCTAGCCAATAAAATGGTTTCTGTTAAAACCCTGAAGCATTTTCTGTGTGTCTCAATGCTTTTTTATGATTTCAGAAAAGATGATTTAAAATAGATACAGAATATATGCACTTCTAAAGATTGTTTAAAGATTATTGACTCTTTATTTCTTAGTGATTGATAGAAACATGTATGCTCCAAAACACTGTATACATGTCCATTAAATAAACACAGCTCCATATTTTGTGCCAACAacgtatttaaaattattatatagcaTCACAATTTAGATGTTATTtggaaacattaataaataaatgaatacatttcatgaaaaattgtacatttaattgttgttgttttactttaaTAAGCAATTTTGAAACCGTTTTCTGTCACCACTTGATGTCCAGTGTAAAATTTAGGTTCAAGGTAGAACCACTCCTTcaaactataatatttcaatcaggaccacttccgtcaagtatatttatttatttattatttatttatgacaattataattgcatacagttagtgttggcggtatggttatgttctgggcaacactccacatgcctgtccatgcagccatgcttggacagagcggggagagcagcaagacaaacccccctggggtacagaacagaaccattataagcataaaaaaattacaattcacaattacatgagttgtaaacaaaatgtgatagacactgcttccaatgaagagactgtaaagaaagaacaaagttggatcggattacaggttcagttggtggagttggggttggaggaagGAGTTAAATGGATTAAAAGAGCATTCACTTATCTTAGATGTGGATTTCAGATGTTCTGGAacaaactgcaacagtttgatttgcaagcagcgatgcaATGGAAGAGACACTTAAAAATGGGAAtataaatagaccgcaggtgataggtgtcaagactggattggtccACGTCAgcaacagctgactgtcagctggtGCAAGCTTGACctacgtggcctgactgaactaacgcgatgctccataatgacatttttattaagtcTAATTGCTTGTCCAGGGTGCTGTTGAAATTGCATGCATTTATCATTGTGAGTTAAAACTGGTTACTAACAGGTAAGGTTAGTGTTTAAATTTAGCAGCAGTTTGCCGCAATTTACAGATAACATAAACTTTTCTCCCAATATTGCATCTTAGTTTATAAAGTGACCAATTAAAACAAAAGTGTCTCCCTCAAAATTATAAAAGAAGGCAACTGCATGTACAAGTATAATAATTAAACAGATGTTGATTAAATTGCATTTAGTCACTGCACAATATATTTGaattgatacatttattttcacgTCATGTTTCTTTTATTATGTCATGTCTCATTTTTAACATTCAAAATGTCTGAGGTTAAAATTTACAGGGTTAAAGGTGAAATGgctattattattcaaatattaattagGAAACACCACTGCATCATACCACCTTATTTTCAGTATAGTGAATGTTATCATTTGagcaatattaatatattcatcaataagtattgttttgtttttgtaaaaaataatcacTTAAGACAagttcagatttaaaaaaaaaaacattacataaaaatagCACATATGAAAGCACAGTCAGTGTTCTGAATTGTCAAAGATTTCTGATTCTTTTTGCAATAGAATTACCATACCTGcttagacatttacatttattcatttagcagtttGACTGTAAGTGCATATATGCATACAGATTGTACATATCACTCAGTTTTCCTTTTTCTGCTGCAGCACTTGACACACAGATATCTAACTGCTAAAAATATGGAGAGAGTGATTATCAGAACAACAGCAAACAATGTAACTGCAACATCTACTGAGTAATAGGAGTACCAAGGCAGTTTATAAGATTCTGAACGAAGGTGAGCAGCTCCTTTATGTCTCATTACAAACTCAATCCAGAAGAGAGCGCTGTCCAATGGTTTAACTGGTGTGTCTCT
This sequence is a window from Carassius auratus strain Wakin chromosome 43, ASM336829v1, whole genome shotgun sequence. Protein-coding genes within it:
- the LOC113061297 gene encoding arylamine N-acetyltransferase, pineal gland isozyme NAT-3, with translation MDLRGYFNRIGFTGPYDKPDLDTLRTVHKLHVMTIPFENLSIHCGEKNTTDLNIIYDKLVKSNRGGWCCENNLLFSWVLKEMGYKYTTLGSKVFNKFQNDFYPVDSHLINMVEIDGKPYITDVSYGVSCQLWYPLEMISGKDQPQPPGVFRLLNEGMTWVLEKTSRKQVVKDKANANSSLIDKRLVKKMYCFPLTPRNKEHFVETLDCLQTSPDSRFVLKSICSLQTPNGFRALIGWTYSEIIYNPEEDSDMVDMKEIPDCEIEAVLKEKFNVVLVNKFTPKNKKANYCM